Part of the Phaeodactylum tricornutum CCAP 1055/1 chromosome 5, whole genome shotgun sequence genome is shown below.
AAGCCAGGTCAAAACTATTTTTGAAGCCAACAATATTGAAGGAGACGAATTTATGCCTAACGAGACTTCTATTGAGATCACAGAAGATGATTTCTCTGCAACTGCTCTCAAATTGTCTGTATCTAGGGTCTTTGACTTGTGTATCAAACGCGGCCACTCTTCATGGATGGCCAAAGGGTACAAGGAGACTTCTCCTATCTTGGACAAAACGtattttccatttcttgcaGCCAGATGTCAAGAACTTTATGAGCAGTGCCTCGACGAAGAGGTGAGATCTACACCAAACTTGCCTGTTCGTGTTGGTCGAAAGGATTTTAAGCAGCGTCTAATTTCGGTGTGCATCCCCTGCTACAATGAGGATGCATCATCTCTAAAGCGATCACTCGAATCGCTTCGAAACCAGAATCTTCCACCCGATGTCAGGATGGAGATTCTGGTAGCCATGGATGGTGTGGTACAAATTTCAGAGTCTATGGCTACGTATCTCTCGGAACTATTCGGAATCAGCTTCAAAGTTGGCCATATGAACAATCCTTTCGAGCGTCTTCAAAGACCCAATACTATTGTTGTGGAGTCAACCGTAGACAACAATATCGTCCTTGGCACACATTTGACACTATTGGTCAAGCGAAAGAATTGCCGCAAGGTCAACTCTCAGGAGTGGTGGCTACGTTCCCATGCTGTAGATTCTTGCTGCGAATTTGCCTTTGCTACCGATTGTGGCATACTCTTTGATAAGAATTGTCTGCTGCAAATGCTAAGGCGTTCTGATCGAGAACCGAACTTGTCCGGTTTGACTGGCTATCAGCGTGTAATGTCAGCACGGATGCAGGGTGATGATGACTTCGAGTTTTTCAGTGACCCAGTAGGATGTTTCTTGCGCCAAATACAATGTTACGACTTTGAGGTATGTGGTCCATCATTTCTTGCACTTGTGCTGCCACATCACTTACATAGCTGCTACTGTTTTGTTGGCGCCTGTATATTATACATGTTAGGTCAGCCAGTCTACAACCAAGTCGCTACTCAATTCATTAGGTTTTATTCCAGTTCTTCCTGGCCCGTGCTCATTTTTCCGATTCGAGCATCTTCAGGGAGTGTTAGATGACTACTTTTCCCTTACCACAGCTACCATCAAGGGCGACCATGGAGGCATTATTCTTGGAAATGTACAATTGGCCGAAGATCGATTTCCTCCTGTTCTTTTGACATTTCGCTTTAAAGGTAGCTGTCAACGCGCAGGAATCGCTCGACCCAAAACTGGCTTCGTACACGACGCAGTGTTTTACTTTGAAGCGGAAAAACCCTTGCGCCAGCTGGTGACGCAACGACGGAGGTGGATCAATGGGTCTTATACCGCTGCTTACTGGGTTCTTCTAGATTCTTGGATTGGAAAAGCTGACCATCTGATTATTGCCAAACTAGGAGCCTATCTGATTCTTCTGATTGAGCTATTACAGGGAGCGCTGATCCGTCTTTGTGTACCAGCCACCCTTGCCTGTGGGTTGATGTATATGTGCACTATTGTCCCCTCCGTATACGCAAACGACTCGGAGAGGGTGAGAGAAATTTTGAACGGAAGTACAGTCGAGTTCAGTCTGGTGAGCATAAGCGCCGTTACTGCAGGTTTGTATCTCGCGGTATTTGCACTTTTTGTGATATCCCACACTCCCCATGCCATCCGTTCGACCGATGAAGATGGCGAAGTGCAATGGGAGAGTGACCGTGACAGTGCCTATCGCCCCAGAATATTCTTCCTTGCCTTCATTGTCAATGCAGCTACAATCGTTCTGTTTATATACGTCGGTGTGGGAGTTGTTATGAGCGTTGGATGGAAAGGTGCTCCCGGCTACTTCCAGGCGCTTTGTCTGCTGACGATGCTCCCGCACTTGGTAACATTCATGGATGGTTTGGTCAACAGTGACCGTCCAAATTTCCGAGCTTTGTGGAACTTGATAATTCTGTATCCTTTTTTTCTCATCAGCTCTACCTGGTTCTACGTCTGGCTTCCTTGCTATGCCACAGCCCGTATTTCAGATTTATCGTGGGGAAATCGAAACTGCACCAGCCAATCGTTGACCATGGTGCTGTTCTCCGTCCTCGTCCTAAATGTGATTCTGCATTCAGGAAACCTGCTGGACATGCTGGTGAGGCTCTTTTTGAAGTGCATTCCCCGTTGTTTGTGCGGAGAGCCCCCTCcgcctttgaaaaatgaaggCAGTAGGGATGGGAGTGCCTTGGTGTCAGAACTCGGCGGCCACGACGAAGGAGGGTCAATTGATAGCGTCGGGCCAACACCGATTGGTCCTCGTCGATGGAGATTTTCTTGTTGACTCGCACCGTTTCATTTCATTTGGACCTTCAGGAGCTATCCACCCCTTCCAATCTAAAACCAGATTTTAGTGCAAATAATTGTAAGAGcgttaatgtaaatgaaaTTGAGTTTCGTGTGCGAACTAGTCAACAAAAATTCAAGTCGAGAGCATCAGCTTCATTAAATCTCTCAGCCTTTCACCTACAAAGCAAGAGAGGCTGTTCCAAGCGACGAAAGGGAACGACCCGTGATAGCTACCTTAAAGTAACCGCTGATTCATATAATTGTACTAGTTTAAACAAAGGACA
Proteins encoded:
- a CDS encoding transmembrane chitin synthase, glycosaminyl transferas (Putative chitin synthase with EST support. Contains glycosaminyl transferase and a transmembrane domain near 3' end which is a characteristic of this gene. It is usually located in the outer membrane and synthesizes an external N-acetyl glucosamine polymer (chitin). Amino acid translation contains active site.); this translates as MTDHRKREESQRKQEKFAVAATNAVVAAQTVLALGGTECVAEQVVLSILLNQGCATDDYGMPEAVESKASRLLATPLPPSSLQGRKGNISPSTRTKAIAKRALNGEDKYNQLFSSLNSLDHLEVESLSGFFEEFSRQGVDQFTYNRGNHTAQLAKETSQVKTIFEANNIEGDEFMPNETSIEITEDDFSATALKLSVSRVFDLCIKRGHSSWMAKGYKETSPILDKTYFPFLAARCQELYEQCLDEEVRSTPNLPVRVGRKDFKQRLISVCIPCYNEDASSLKRSLESLRNQNLPPDVRMEILVAMDGVVQISESMATYLSELFGISFKVGHMNNPFERLQRPNTIVVESTVDNNIVLGTHLTLLVKRKNCRKVNSQEWWLRSHAVDSCCEFAFATDCGILFDKNCLLQMLRRSDREPNLSGLTGYQRVMSARMQGDDDFEFFSDPVGCFLRQIQCYDFEVSQSTTKSLLNSLGFIPVLPGPCSFFRFEHLQGVLDDYFSLTTATIKGDHGGIILGNVQLAEDRFPPVLLTFRFKGSCQRAGIARPKTGFVHDAVFYFEAEKPLRQLVTQRRRWINGSYTAAYWVLLDSWIGKADHLIIAKLGAYLILLIELLQGALIRLCVPATLACGLMYMCTIVPSVYANDSERVREILNGSTVEFSLVSISAVTAGLYLAVFALFVISHTPHAIRSTDEDGEVQWESDRDSAYRPRIFFLAFIVNAATIVLFIYVGVGVVMSVGWKGAPGYFQALCLLTMLPHLVTFMDGLVNSDRPNFRALWNLIILYPFFLISSTWFYVWLPCYATARISDLSWGNRNCTSQSLTMVLFSVLVLNVILHSGNLLDMLVRLFLKCIPRCLCGEPPPPLKNEGSRDGSALVSELGGHDEGGSIDSVGPTPIGPRRWRFSC